Below is a window of Patescibacteria group bacterium DNA.
AGTTGAATTAAAAATAAATGAAAAAACAAACAGGCCATTTCCTAATTTTAATTCAATACAAAATATTTTTGAATAAAAAAAATTAATTTGCAATTTAAAAAAAACGCGGAAATTCCGCGTTTTTATTTTTTAAAAATCAAATTTAAAATTATCTGTCAAAAATTTTGGCAAGTTTTGGCGTGACCTGTTTTTTCCTGGAAATAACTCCTTTTAAATAAACACTATTATTTTTTAATTTCGCGCCTAAGGCTTTTCCAACTTTTTGTTGTTCATTGCTTGCGACAAGAAATTCTGACCCTCCTTTTATAATATCAGTGATAAATAATATTACAGTATGATATTTTTCTAATTTTTTTATTTTTTCTAATTCTAATAAAAGTTTATCTTCAAGAAGTTTAATCTCGCTTAAATCAGCTGTTTCAACCTGTCCTATTCCGAATTTTCCCGCCTTAAAATCAAAATCTTTAAAATCGCTTTTTATAATTTCTTTTAAAGAAAGATTAACCAAGCTGGAACGAACTTTAAAAATTTCCATTCCAAATTTTTTCCAATCAGTAATTTTAGCCAATCGCGCCAACTTTTTTATTATCTCTATATCTTTTAGCGTGCAAGTCGGCGATTTTGTAATCACAGTATCAACTAAAATAGCAGACAGCATAAACCCTGCCATTTCCTTGCTGATTTTGATTTTATTTTTAAAATATTTCTCAGCAATAATAGAGCAGACAGACCCCCAAGGCTTAACTTCAAAAACAATCGGCTTGTCGTATTTAAAATTAACCTTGTGATGATCTAAAATTTCAATAATATTAGCTTTTTCTACTCCGTTAATTGCTTGCGAAAACTCATTATGATCGACTAAAATCAAATTTTTTCCTTTCGCGTTTTTTACTAATGTCGGCGTTTTAAAATTAAATTTTTTTAAAATATAGGCTGTTTCTTGATTTACTTTTGAAGCGATAATGGCTTTGTATTGATTTGTTTTTTCTAATTTATTTTTAAAATTCGCGAAAGATATGGCGCCGGCAACGCTGTCCAAATCAGGCGGCCTATGCCCTGTGATGTATGTCATATAAATATATAAATTAAAATTATAAAAAATTATGTCTTAATATTTTATTGAATTCTTAAAATATTTTTTCTATGATAATCAAAATATTGCAATCTTTTATTATTAATAAATATTTCATCTAATCTATAACTTTTCAAATATTTTATTACATCTGTTTTTAACTGTCTTGAAAAAATTATTTGTCCATTATTTTTAAAAGATATATATCCCTGATCAAATAACATATCCATGTTTCTACTTAATAATAATCCATTATTTGGGTCATACGCCTCATCATCTTTGGATTTTATAAAAGGCTTAATATGGCTTGCTACCAAAGAAGGATAAGATAATTTTTCTAACATACATTTTATGTCTCCTATTTTTTCATCAGTCTCATTCTTCAATAAATTTTTATAAATTCTGTGTAAGTAAGCATCTCTTGTCTTTACCCCAATCTTTAATTCTTCTCCAAAAATTACCTGAGCATCTTCTTCAAAATATAATTCATTATTAATAATCACTAAATCGTCAAGTTTTTTCAAAAAATTCCATAGATATCCCACTTGGTTATATTTTCTTTTTATAAAACTTATTTTTTCAGCTTTTTCTCTTACTATTTTAATCTCGTCTTTTTCTAAAAAACCTTTTTTGATACTTGGTATATTTACTGTCATCAAACCGACAACGTCTTTTTTATCTAATTTTCCAATTTCCTCAAGAGTTTTTAAAAGAAAGTTTATCTCTTTTTGATTTGAATATTCTGTTACCGAACTGTTAAAACTAGAATTTGAATAAACAATTTTAGAAAAAATAGATTTTCTTTTTCTCTTGGTTCTTGCTTCTAAAAATTCGATTGTAGAATCATTGTAAGTTTTTAATTCATAATTTATGAAACCAAGTTTTACAAATTGATTAATACTTTTTCTAACAGAACCCATATCTTTTTTTGGATACTTTTTATAAACGACTTCTTGTAATTGTTTATACATTTTTGAAGAATATTGAGAAGTATCATTTTTATTTATAAAATCTACTATTGTCTGCAATGTCCCAATAAATTTATCATCATTAATGTCTGTATATTCAACAGTCAATTTCCAATAATCTTCATAATTTTGCTTAGTCATAATTTTTGTTTAAAGATTAGATCCTATTATTTTTAATAATAAATAAATATTCTGTATTCTTTTGTTTTTTTTCTTTCCCCGTAACTTTATAAATATGTGGTTTTTCAACAACTTCTATATTTTTTGAATATCTCTTTATTATATCTAATAAATTCTCTTTGCTTGGATATGAGTTATTGTTGTAACTTAAAAACCAATATTTATAATTAGATAAACTATAAAATAATTTATTAAATAATAATGATGATGATTTTTTATCAATAAAATTGTTTTTAAAAGGTTTTAACTTTTTAGATTCAATATATTCATCAATTATTCCATAAAAACCAAAATAATTATTCATTGTCCCTGTATATGGGGGATCTAAATAAATAATATCAGCACTTATTTTATTTAATACAAAAAATATATCTTCATTATATGATTTATTATTTTTTTGATTATCAAAAACTGCCTTATTGTAATCATTAAGATTTTTCAAAAAATGATTTTTAAACGATTCATTATGATATGCTCTTTTCCTCTTATATTTTTTATAACTGTATTTTTCGTTTCTTAATTGTTTTATTTTATTCCAATTAATATTAAATCTTGAATATGGCATTTTTCTAATCATCGATCTCCTCAACAATGTCAAAGCCATCGCCTTTTTATAATCTGATAATAAATTTTCTATATTTTTTCTATATAGATCTAACTCCATACACTCTTCTGAAAAAAAAAGAACATCTGCATAATTTTTATACATAAAACCTTTCATTGGTTTCCCAAAAAAAATATTTTCTACATCCTCATTTGTTAACATTTCTTGATTATTTTCAATGAGTGATTTTGAAAGCAGATAATTGACTTTCAAAATATCATTGCTTATAATTTTGTATCCTCTTTTTTTTGCTTCGTAGCCCATAGAACATCCTCCTGAAAAAGCATCAAAAACAGACTCTGCATCTTTTGGAAAATAATCACATATCCATTTTGCTAATTTTTCTTTATTTCCTATAAAATTAACTCTTGGAAATTTATTTTTAAACAGAATATTCATTTCTTCTCTTTTGCTATTATCTATTGTAATCATTTCTTTTAAACTATTGGCAATTGCTTTTGCCATAAGAGGTGGGACAGCGTTTCCAACCTGCTGCTGTTGAGATATTGAGGTGCTCTTAAATATAAATTCATCTGGAAAAGATTGCAATCTTGCTAGTTCCCTTACAGTTAAAGCTCTATTTTGAGAATAATGAAAAACTTTTCTCATATCTCCTGTAATAGTTACTGATGGATTCCCACTATTATATTTTATATATTTTCTTATGTCTCCAGATTTCGGTCTTATTTTTTCTGGAATCTCATCCCTTTCTCCTCCGTCAGAAATATAACTCATTTTTTGCAACATTTGTTCTGAATGATTCATCGCTACATGATTTTTAATATTGGATTTCTCTCCTGATTTCAAAACTGGTAAATTATTTAATGCTTCCTTTACTGTTTTATAATACCTAATGTTTCTTTGTGGAAATAAAATTTTATTATTAATTTTTGAACCAATAAAAATAACTCTTTTTCTAATTTGTGGTACTCCATAATCTGCTGAATTTAAAATTTTACATTCAACATTATACCCAATTTCTTTAAAATTGAATAC
It encodes the following:
- a CDS encoding manganese-dependent inorganic pyrophosphatase, with the protein product MTYITGHRPPDLDSVAGAISFANFKNKLEKTNQYKAIIASKVNQETAYILKKFNFKTPTLVKNAKGKNLILVDHNEFSQAINGVEKANIIEILDHHKVNFKYDKPIVFEVKPWGSVCSIIAEKYFKNKIKISKEMAGFMLSAILVDTVITKSPTCTLKDIEIIKKLARLAKITDWKKFGMEIFKVRSSLVNLSLKEIIKSDFKDFDFKAGKFGIGQVETADLSEIKLLEDKLLLELEKIKKLEKYHTVILFITDIIKGGSEFLVASNEQQKVGKALGAKLKNNSVYLKGVISRKKQVTPKLAKIFDR
- a CDS encoding HNH endonuclease; translated protein: MTKQNYEDYWKLTVEYTDINDDKFIGTLQTIVDFINKNDTSQYSSKMYKQLQEVVYKKYPKKDMGSVRKSINQFVKLGFINYELKTYNDSTIEFLEARTKRKRKSIFSKIVYSNSSFNSSVTEYSNQKEINFLLKTLEEIGKLDKKDVVGLMTVNIPSIKKGFLEKDEIKIVREKAEKISFIKRKYNQVGYLWNFLKKLDDLVIINNELYFEEDAQVIFGEELKIGVKTRDAYLHRIYKNLLKNETDEKIGDIKCMLEKLSYPSLVASHIKPFIKSKDDEAYDPNNGLLLSRNMDMLFDQGYISFKNNGQIIFSRQLKTDVIKYLKSYRLDEIFINNKRLQYFDYHRKNILRIQ
- a CDS encoding DNA adenine methylase, translated to MITIDNSKREEMNILFKNKFPRVNFIGNKEKLAKWICDYFPKDAESVFDAFSGGCSMGYEAKKRGYKIISNDILKVNYLLSKSLIENNQEMLTNEDVENIFFGKPMKGFMYKNYADVLFFSEECMELDLYRKNIENLLSDYKKAMALTLLRRSMIRKMPYSRFNINWNKIKQLRNEKYSYKKYKRKRAYHNESFKNHFLKNLNDYNKAVFDNQKNNKSYNEDIFFVLNKISADIIYLDPPYTGTMNNYFGFYGIIDEYIESKKLKPFKNNFIDKKSSSLLFNKLFYSLSNYKYWFLSYNNNSYPSKENLLDIIKRYSKNIEVVEKPHIYKVTGKEKKQKNTEYLFIIKNNRI